A single Methylobacterium sp. 17Sr1-1 DNA region contains:
- a CDS encoding EAL domain-containing protein codes for MHRRFEPAMDAAAEARRRLQLDLRQALARGEFEVHYWPIVSALAGLPVGAEALVRWRHPVRGLVPPGELISVAEETGLIVPLGEPVLRTAVADALRMPPNLRVAVNLPAVQVRRGDLLQVVRGALAAAGLPARRLELEITESVPMDDGSRIREILDDVCGPSGSGWHSTTSRPATPR; via the coding sequence GTGCACCGCCGCTTCGAGCCCGCAATGGACGCGGCGGCGGAGGCGCGGCGTAGATTGCAACTTGACCTGCGACAGGCGCTCGCCCGCGGCGAGTTCGAGGTTCATTACTGGCCCATCGTATCGGCGTTGGCCGGGCTGCCGGTCGGCGCGGAGGCGCTCGTGCGGTGGCGCCACCCCGTGCGCGGGCTGGTCCCGCCGGGCGAGCTCATCTCGGTCGCCGAGGAAACGGGCCTGATCGTGCCGCTCGGAGAACCGGTGCTGCGAACCGCGGTGGCCGACGCGCTGCGCATGCCCCCGAACCTTCGCGTCGCGGTCAACCTTCCGGCGGTGCAGGTGCGTCGGGGAGACCTGCTGCAAGTGGTGCGCGGCGCTCTGGCGGCGGCGGGCCTGCCGGCGCGCCGCCTGGAGCTGGAAATAACCGAGAGCGTGCCGATGGACGACGGCTCGCGCATCCGCGAGATCCTGGATGATGTGTGTGGGCCCTCAGGGTCGGGCTGGCACTCGACGACTTCGAGACCGGCTACTCCTCGTTGA
- a CDS encoding Crp/Fnr family transcriptional regulator gives MNPLTRKLERFACLSDDDKSILQHAASSRLRNVEPRCDIIAEGETPRHVNLILSGWACRYKQFEDGRRQIVSFLLPGDLCDLNVFLLRDMDHSIGALSPVTLAQISPEQLRQMLDGNLRLTQALWWETLVTAANYRERIVTVGRRTALERVAHLVCELFHRLSVVGLVGDRGYEMPITQTEMADALGISSVHVNRTLKELRTAELMTWKGGRITILNLPALEDVGLFNPNYLHLDQGGR, from the coding sequence ATGAACCCACTCACTAGAAAGTTGGAGCGCTTTGCCTGTCTGTCCGACGATGATAAATCCATCCTCCAGCACGCAGCTTCCTCTCGGCTGCGCAACGTCGAGCCGCGCTGCGACATCATCGCGGAGGGAGAGACCCCGCGCCACGTCAACCTCATCCTCTCGGGATGGGCCTGTCGCTACAAGCAGTTCGAGGACGGTCGCCGCCAAATTGTGTCGTTCCTCCTGCCGGGCGACCTGTGCGACCTCAACGTCTTTCTTCTCCGCGACATGGATCATTCCATCGGCGCCCTTTCGCCCGTAACACTGGCACAGATTTCGCCCGAACAGCTGCGGCAGATGCTCGACGGCAACCTGCGCCTCACCCAGGCTCTCTGGTGGGAGACCTTGGTCACGGCGGCCAATTACCGCGAGCGGATCGTCACTGTCGGCCGGCGCACGGCCCTCGAGCGTGTCGCTCACCTCGTGTGCGAACTCTTCCACCGCCTGAGCGTCGTCGGCCTGGTTGGCGATCGCGGCTACGAGATGCCGATCACTCAGACCGAGATGGCCGATGCCCTGGGGATCTCCTCGGTCCACGTCAATCGCACCCTCAAGGAGCTGCGCACCGCGGAGCTGATGACCTGGAAAGGTGGGCGCATCACCATTCTGAACCTCCCTGCGCTCGAAGACGTCGGGTTGTTCAACCCGAACTACCTCCATCTCGATCAGGGGGGCCGGTAG
- a CDS encoding carboxypeptidase M32 produces MTKPMEPYPALERIFARAATFTDIGGLLEWDADTMMPAGAADDRSEQLATLKRVARDLLVTSRTRDLLDQAEEASGDLGEWQKANLREMRRAFTEASAVPADLTEASARATSKAQQAWQEARKNNDFASFAPKLAKVLTLQRETGAAKGAALGLSPYDALLDGFDPGLTEAKLEATFAGLRKVLPGLIQEACEHQRRRPAPSPLSGSYRVGDQKRLARQLLDAVGFDFDHGRLDVSPHPFSGGANHDVRVAVRYDERDPLSSVSAVMHESGHALYEQGRPEEWLYQPVGAPRAMSIHESQALLIEMQACRNRAFASYLGPRASETFGVDDPAWKEANLHRLMTRVEPGLIRVDADEVTYPAHILLRFDLERAMVAGDLAVEDLPGAFDEGMRHWLGLDVPDDARGCLQDVHWAGGSWGYFPTYTLGAMAAAQLFQAAAQADSDTVPALGRGDFTRLRHWLRANVHGRASLLEAEDLMVAATGRPLEPEVFIDHLRARYLGEAAH; encoded by the coding sequence ATGACGAAGCCGATGGAACCCTACCCCGCCTTGGAGCGGATCTTCGCCCGGGCGGCGACCTTCACGGACATCGGCGGCCTGCTGGAGTGGGACGCCGACACGATGATGCCGGCCGGGGCGGCGGACGACCGGTCCGAGCAACTCGCGACGCTGAAGCGGGTCGCGCGCGACCTGCTGGTGACCTCACGCACGCGCGACCTCCTCGACCAGGCCGAGGAAGCCTCCGGCGACCTCGGGGAGTGGCAGAAGGCCAACCTGCGAGAGATGCGCCGCGCCTTCACTGAAGCCTCGGCCGTGCCGGCCGATCTCACGGAAGCGAGCGCGCGGGCCACGTCGAAGGCACAGCAGGCCTGGCAGGAAGCGCGCAAGAACAACGACTTCGCCTCGTTCGCGCCGAAGCTGGCGAAGGTCCTGACCCTGCAGCGCGAGACCGGCGCGGCGAAAGGGGCCGCACTCGGGCTGTCACCCTACGACGCGCTCCTCGACGGCTTCGATCCGGGGCTCACCGAGGCAAAGCTGGAGGCGACCTTCGCGGGGCTTCGGAAGGTGCTCCCCGGCCTGATCCAGGAGGCCTGCGAGCATCAGCGCCGCCGGCCCGCCCCCTCGCCCCTTTCAGGTTCATACCGGGTCGGCGACCAGAAACGGCTCGCGCGTCAGCTCCTCGACGCGGTCGGCTTCGACTTCGACCACGGGCGCCTGGACGTCAGCCCGCATCCGTTCAGCGGCGGCGCCAACCACGACGTGCGCGTCGCGGTGCGCTATGACGAGCGCGATCCGCTCAGCTCCGTGTCCGCCGTCATGCATGAGAGCGGGCACGCGCTCTACGAGCAGGGACGTCCGGAGGAATGGCTGTACCAGCCGGTCGGTGCCCCGCGCGCCATGAGCATCCACGAGAGCCAGGCGCTGCTGATCGAGATGCAGGCTTGCCGAAACCGGGCATTCGCATCCTACCTCGGCCCACGCGCCTCCGAGACCTTCGGCGTCGACGACCCGGCCTGGAAGGAGGCCAACCTCCACCGCCTGATGACCCGGGTCGAGCCGGGGCTGATCCGGGTCGACGCCGACGAGGTCACCTACCCGGCGCACATCCTTCTGCGGTTCGACCTGGAGCGGGCGATGGTCGCCGGGGACCTCGCCGTCGAGGACCTGCCGGGCGCCTTCGACGAGGGCATGCGGCACTGGCTCGGCCTCGACGTGCCCGATGACGCGCGGGGCTGCCTCCAAGACGTCCATTGGGCCGGCGGAAGCTGGGGTTACTTCCCAACCTACACGCTGGGGGCGATGGCGGCGGCCCAGTTGTTTCAGGCGGCCGCGCAGGCGGACTCGGACACCGTCCCGGCCCTCGGGCGGGGTGACTTCACACGGCTGAGGCACTGGCTGCGCGCCAACGTGCATGGCCGGGCGTCCCTCCTGGAGGCCGAGGATCTGATGGTGGCGGCGACCGGGCGTCCGCTGGAGCCGGAGGTCTTCATTGACCATCTGCGCGCACGCTACCTCGGCGAGGCGGCGCATTGA